From Streptomyces sp. TLI_053, a single genomic window includes:
- a CDS encoding class I SAM-dependent methyltransferase, producing the protein MAHQTETTHDLLAYVREVSLRDDDLLRELREATADLPGGTAMQVMAEEGQLLSLLVGLTGARAVLEIGTFTGYSTLCMARALPADGVLVSCDIDDRWPAIGSDFWKRDGVDSRIDLRIGDATATLDALLAERGPESFDLVFIDADKTNYVSYYETSLALLRTGGLIVVDNTLFFGRVVDPAAVDPETAGVRALNRLLHEDPRVELSLLVMADGITLVRKR; encoded by the coding sequence ATGGCCCACCAGACAGAAACCACCCACGACCTGCTCGCCTACGTCCGGGAGGTCTCCCTCCGTGACGACGATCTGCTCAGGGAACTGCGGGAGGCCACCGCGGACCTGCCGGGCGGGACCGCCATGCAGGTGATGGCGGAGGAGGGCCAACTGCTCTCTCTGCTGGTCGGGTTGACGGGGGCGCGGGCGGTGCTGGAGATCGGCACCTTCACCGGCTACAGCACCCTGTGCATGGCCCGCGCGCTCCCGGCCGACGGGGTGCTGGTGTCCTGCGACATCGACGACCGGTGGCCGGCCATCGGCTCCGACTTCTGGAAGCGGGACGGGGTCGACTCGCGGATCGACCTGCGGATCGGCGATGCCACCGCGACCCTGGACGCGCTGCTGGCGGAGCGCGGGCCGGAGAGCTTCGACCTGGTGTTCATCGACGCGGACAAGACCAACTACGTCTCCTACTACGAGACTTCGCTGGCGCTGCTGCGCACCGGCGGACTGATCGTGGTCGACAACACCCTCTTCTTCGGCCGGGTCGTCGATCCGGCCGCCGTCGACCCGGAGACCGCCGGGGTCCGGGCTCTGAACCGGCTGCTGCACGAGGACCCCCGGGTGGAGCTGTCCCTGCTGGTGATGGCCGACGGGATCACGCTCGTCCGCAAGCGCTGA
- a CDS encoding phosphopantetheine-binding protein, which translates to MTAANTPDTQDLEKELLGFLEARTGTAWDADTDLFGAGGLSSLFAMQVVVHLEKTYAVAVRGADLRLDNFRTVRRMAELVDRLRVSAAGGRHG; encoded by the coding sequence ATGACCGCAGCGAACACGCCCGACACCCAGGACCTGGAGAAGGAACTCCTGGGATTCCTGGAAGCACGCACCGGAACCGCCTGGGACGCCGACACCGACCTGTTCGGCGCCGGCGGCCTGTCGTCCCTCTTCGCCATGCAGGTGGTGGTGCACCTGGAGAAGACCTACGCCGTCGCCGTCCGCGGCGCGGACCTGCGGCTGGACAACTTCCGCACCGTACGGCGGATGGCGGAGCTGGTGGACCGGCTCCGGGTGTCCGCCGCCGGGGGCCGGCATGGGTGA
- a CDS encoding AfsR/SARP family transcriptional regulator → MSAPRQRVVMAALLLNANRVISVDRIAEYVWDGSPPPSAAATVRTYVMRLRQSLGERASARILTRAPGYLLELGEHESDLGQFTAHRRRAAELAERGDLEGSSAELAGALALWREEPLADIPSQTLRDVEGRYLQELRLQTMELRFDTELALLRHAEVVPELVRLVRKHPLREALAGKLMLALSRSGRQSEALDLYQRTRALLVEQLGAEPSSDLREVHQHILSAHDRPRAPDPLEQPAKAQAAAVAPAPAAAWESSRWPSPAQLPSVPLPLAARSGALARLQHFLTTATMPAGMVATAVVTGRGGVGKSALALQAAHAVRASSVHGQLYADLGGAERPLTARAVLPRFLADLGVPRDEIPGEESERESLYRSLTAGRRLLVVLDNASSAAQVRPLIPGSGGSRLLVTSRRRLADLEGASPLVLDPLDEAGSLELLGSIVGPARIGAEPRSARSVLTVCAGLPLAIRIAGTRLLERPHWTIGHFARRLTDAPRLLDELSAGDLGVRSCFDAEVAGLRRTARTGVDPAEVFSALGATGSRSVSSSKVAVMFGCSEAQAEEALEALVEANLLGEPAGGRYRLDALLRAYARERAQAVAVRQHDHPYMRAG, encoded by the coding sequence GTGTCGGCGCCGAGGCAGCGCGTGGTCATGGCAGCGCTCCTCCTCAACGCCAACCGGGTGATCTCGGTCGACCGGATCGCCGAGTACGTCTGGGACGGCTCCCCGCCGCCGAGTGCGGCCGCGACCGTCCGCACCTATGTGATGCGCCTGCGGCAGTCGCTGGGCGAGCGCGCCTCCGCCCGGATCCTCACCCGGGCACCCGGCTACCTCCTCGAACTCGGCGAGCACGAGAGCGATCTCGGGCAGTTCACGGCCCACCGGCGGCGCGCGGCGGAGCTCGCCGAGCGCGGAGATCTGGAGGGCTCCTCCGCCGAGCTGGCCGGGGCGCTCGCCCTGTGGCGCGAGGAGCCGCTGGCGGACATCCCGTCGCAGACGCTGCGCGACGTCGAGGGCCGCTACCTCCAGGAGCTCCGCCTGCAGACCATGGAGTTGCGGTTCGACACGGAGCTGGCGCTGCTGCGGCACGCCGAGGTCGTGCCGGAGCTGGTGCGGCTGGTACGCAAGCACCCCTTGCGGGAGGCCCTGGCGGGCAAGTTGATGCTGGCACTGAGCCGCTCGGGACGGCAGTCGGAGGCCCTGGACCTCTACCAGCGCACCCGGGCGCTGCTCGTCGAGCAGCTCGGCGCCGAGCCGAGCAGCGATCTGCGCGAGGTCCACCAGCACATCCTCTCGGCCCACGACCGGCCCCGCGCGCCCGACCCGCTGGAGCAGCCCGCGAAGGCCCAGGCGGCGGCCGTCGCGCCGGCGCCGGCCGCCGCCTGGGAGAGTTCCCGCTGGCCGAGCCCGGCGCAGCTGCCCTCGGTTCCGCTGCCGCTGGCGGCACGCTCCGGTGCGCTGGCGCGGCTGCAGCACTTCCTGACGACCGCCACCATGCCTGCGGGCATGGTGGCGACGGCGGTGGTGACCGGCCGGGGCGGTGTCGGCAAGAGCGCGCTGGCCCTGCAAGCGGCGCACGCCGTGCGCGCTTCCTCGGTGCACGGCCAGCTCTACGCGGATCTCGGCGGGGCCGAGCGGCCGCTGACCGCCCGGGCGGTGCTGCCGCGGTTCCTGGCGGACCTCGGTGTTCCCCGGGACGAGATACCCGGGGAGGAGTCGGAACGGGAGAGCCTCTACCGCTCGCTCACCGCGGGCCGCCGTCTGCTGGTGGTGCTCGACAACGCCTCCAGCGCCGCGCAGGTGCGGCCGCTGATCCCGGGCAGCGGGGGCAGCAGACTGCTGGTGACCAGCCGACGGCGGCTGGCCGATCTGGAGGGGGCGTCCCCGCTCGTGCTCGACCCGCTGGACGAGGCCGGCTCGCTGGAGCTGCTGGGCAGCATCGTCGGCCCGGCCAGGATCGGTGCCGAACCGCGGTCGGCCCGTTCGGTGCTGACGGTCTGCGCGGGCCTGCCGCTGGCGATCCGGATCGCGGGGACCAGGCTGCTGGAGCGCCCGCACTGGACCATCGGGCACTTCGCCCGGCGGCTCACGGACGCCCCGCGGCTGCTGGACGAACTGAGCGCGGGCGACCTCGGCGTCCGGTCCTGCTTCGACGCCGAGGTCGCCGGGCTCCGGCGGACGGCCCGGACCGGGGTCGACCCGGCCGAGGTGTTCAGCGCGCTGGGGGCCACCGGATCGCGTTCGGTCTCCAGCAGCAAGGTCGCGGTGATGTTCGGCTGCTCCGAGGCGCAGGCCGAGGAGGCCTTGGAGGCCCTGGTCGAGGCGAATCTGCTGGGTGAGCCGGCGGGGGGCCGCTACCGGCTGGACGCGCTGCTGCGGGCGTACGCCCGCGAGCGGGCGCAGGCGGTCGCCGTGCGGCAGCACGACCACCCGTACATGCGCGCCGGGTGA
- a CDS encoding acyl-CoA dehydrogenase family protein has translation MGEDLSGATTSVTLRVGDRAGEWDRTGLIPLDLLRELGAEGRLCAEVPEQYGGWGLSSTRSGAYTAHVGGLCSSLRSVMTSQGMAAWTVQRLGTAEQSAVHLPRLTGGALAAVGFSEPGAGSDLAAMTTTVRRDGDAVVVDGHKKWVTAAHYADLLVVVGRYEDGAAAVVVPADTPGVRIERIADPLGCRAAGHADVHLDGVRLPADSVLGGHGLPPALLVTTALAYGRMSVAWGCVGILRACLAAATAHAAGREQFGRPLAEHQLVAGHLADLYTAEQVATRVCEHASRCWDEGSPDQVVATVLAKHVSATQAARGAATAVQVLASAGSRDGHAVARAYRDAKLMEIIEGSNELCRLMLAQHALAGTGAP, from the coding sequence ATGGGTGAGGACCTGAGCGGCGCCACGACCTCCGTCACCCTGCGGGTCGGCGACCGGGCGGGGGAGTGGGACCGGACCGGCCTGATCCCGCTGGACCTGCTCCGCGAACTCGGCGCCGAGGGCAGGCTGTGCGCCGAAGTCCCGGAGCAGTACGGCGGCTGGGGGCTCAGCAGCACGCGCAGCGGCGCGTACACCGCTCACGTGGGCGGCCTGTGCAGTTCGCTGCGCAGCGTGATGACCTCCCAGGGCATGGCGGCATGGACCGTCCAGCGCCTGGGCACCGCCGAGCAGTCGGCCGTCCACCTCCCCCGGCTGACCGGCGGCGCACTGGCGGCGGTCGGCTTCAGCGAGCCCGGCGCCGGCAGCGACCTCGCGGCGATGACGACGACCGTCCGCCGCGACGGGGACGCGGTCGTCGTCGACGGGCACAAGAAGTGGGTGACCGCCGCCCACTACGCCGACCTGCTGGTCGTCGTCGGCCGCTACGAGGACGGCGCGGCGGCCGTCGTGGTGCCCGCCGACACGCCCGGCGTGCGGATCGAGCGGATCGCCGACCCGCTCGGCTGCCGCGCGGCCGGGCACGCCGACGTCCACCTCGACGGGGTGCGGCTGCCGGCCGACAGCGTCCTGGGCGGTCACGGACTGCCGCCCGCCCTGCTGGTGACGACCGCGCTCGCCTACGGGCGGATGTCCGTCGCCTGGGGGTGCGTGGGCATCCTGCGGGCCTGTCTGGCGGCGGCCACCGCGCACGCCGCCGGACGGGAGCAGTTCGGCAGGCCGCTGGCGGAGCACCAGCTCGTCGCCGGACACCTCGCGGACCTCTACACGGCCGAGCAGGTGGCCACGCGGGTCTGCGAGCACGCGAGCCGGTGCTGGGACGAAGGGTCGCCGGACCAGGTGGTGGCGACCGTACTGGCCAAGCACGTCAGTGCGACCCAGGCCGCCCGGGGCGCAGCGACGGCCGTCCAGGTACTGGCCTCGGCCGGGTCCCGGGACGGGCACGCGGTGGCCCGGGCGTACCGGGACGCCAAGCTGATGGAGATCATCGAGGGAAGCAACGAGCTGTGCCGGCTGATGCTGGCACAGCACGCCCTCGCCGGTACGGGGGCACCGTGA
- a CDS encoding 3-hydroxyacyl-CoA dehydrogenase family protein codes for MTTAPYDDSPPRQALTVLGAGVMGVGITVLALGHGLPVQLVDIDRERLDRAADLIDGELRLAELMGALPAGTPLGALATGTSLEAAAGATAVVEAVTENAATKAAVLSEVSKLVRPGTLLITNTSSIPVDELAGALERPEELVGTHFMNPPYLIGTAEVVRGARTGDATMAAVAALLTTLRRRAVVVRDAPGFVTSRILHPMINDAARVVEEGTATAEDVDALMQGCLGHPTGPLRTADLIGIDNLVDSLTVLHERTGDDGCRPTELLLRLVREGRLGRKSGRGFYDYA; via the coding sequence TTGACCACGGCCCCGTACGACGATTCCCCCCCGCGACAGGCCCTCACCGTGCTGGGAGCCGGGGTGATGGGCGTCGGAATCACCGTCCTCGCCCTCGGACACGGCCTGCCGGTCCAGCTGGTCGACATCGACCGCGAACGGCTCGACCGGGCCGCGGACCTGATCGACGGCGAACTCCGGCTCGCCGAACTCATGGGCGCCCTGCCCGCCGGGACGCCCCTCGGCGCCCTGGCCACCGGCACCTCGCTCGAGGCCGCCGCCGGAGCCACCGCCGTCGTCGAGGCGGTCACCGAGAACGCCGCGACCAAGGCCGCCGTCCTGTCCGAGGTCTCCAAACTGGTCCGGCCCGGAACCCTGCTGATCACCAACACCTCCTCCATCCCCGTCGACGAACTGGCCGGGGCCCTGGAACGGCCGGAGGAACTGGTCGGCACCCACTTCATGAACCCGCCCTACCTGATCGGAACCGCCGAAGTGGTCCGCGGCGCCAGGACCGGGGACGCCACGATGGCCGCCGTGGCGGCCCTGCTCACGACCCTGCGGCGGCGCGCGGTGGTCGTCCGGGACGCGCCCGGCTTCGTGACCAGCCGCATCCTGCACCCGATGATCAACGACGCGGCCCGGGTCGTGGAGGAGGGAACGGCGACCGCCGAGGACGTCGACGCCCTGATGCAGGGCTGTCTGGGACACCCCACCGGCCCGCTGCGCACCGCGGACCTGATCGGCATCGACAACCTTGTCGACTCCCTCACCGTGCTCCACGAACGCACCGGCGACGACGGCTGCCGCCCGACCGAACTGCTGCTCCGGCTGGTCCGCGAGGGGCGGTTGGGCCGCAAGTCCGGACGCGGCTTCTACGACTACGCCTGA
- a CDS encoding alpha/beta fold hydrolase has product MTSPSLDSDLWCRRFHPSPTAARRLVCFPHAGGSASFYFPVSAALSGPVDVLAVQYPGRQDRREEPGVQDLHRTADEVAEALRRRDDLPLTLFGHSMGALVAFEVARRIERAGGRIEHLFVSGRKGPSADGPGPSHPLDDEGILAEVRAMSGTDARFLEDRELLGMVLPALRGDYLALGAYRADQDAAVGCPLTAVVGDQDAWTPVAEAGHWRDRTTAAFDLKVFPGGHFYLSSRADEVTGMLRDHLAGTLRT; this is encoded by the coding sequence ATGACCTCCCCCTCCTTGGACAGCGACCTGTGGTGCCGTCGCTTCCATCCCTCGCCGACGGCCGCACGCCGACTGGTCTGCTTCCCGCACGCCGGCGGCTCGGCGAGTTTCTACTTCCCGGTGTCCGCCGCACTGAGCGGCCCGGTCGACGTCCTGGCCGTGCAGTACCCCGGCAGGCAGGACCGCCGGGAGGAACCCGGCGTCCAGGACCTGCACCGCACGGCCGACGAGGTGGCCGAGGCGCTGCGCCGCCGGGACGACCTCCCGCTGACCCTCTTCGGACACAGCATGGGCGCGCTCGTCGCCTTCGAGGTGGCCCGGCGGATCGAGCGCGCGGGAGGTCGGATCGAGCACCTCTTCGTCTCCGGCCGCAAGGGGCCTTCCGCGGACGGGCCCGGGCCCTCGCACCCGCTCGACGACGAGGGCATCCTGGCCGAGGTCAGGGCCATGAGCGGCACCGACGCCCGGTTCCTGGAGGACCGGGAACTGCTGGGGATGGTGCTGCCCGCGCTGCGCGGCGACTACCTGGCCCTGGGGGCCTACCGGGCCGACCAGGACGCCGCGGTGGGCTGCCCGCTCACCGCGGTGGTCGGGGACCAGGACGCCTGGACACCGGTGGCCGAGGCCGGGCACTGGCGCGACCGCACGACGGCCGCGTTCGACCTGAAGGTCTTTCCCGGCGGGCACTTCTACCTCAGCAGCCGGGCGGACGAGGTGACCGGCATGCTCCGCGACCACCTCGCCGGCACACTGCGCACCTGA
- a CDS encoding HAD-IIIC family phosphatase — translation MAEIVKCLVWDLDDTLWQGTLLEDGEVHLPDEVRKVVIELDSRGILQSVASRNDHEHAWARLEAFGLAEYFVLPEIGWGAKSESVRRIADRLNFALTAVAFVDDRAAERAEVAFHLPDVRCYPAEEVLGLPELAEFTPATSTVDSRRRRRMYQAGFRREAERAAAPGSDEEFLRSLDLRMRIGRATGEELSRVEELTLRTSQMNATGVHYPDAVLRGLITDPRHEVLVVTLTDRFGPHGAVGVLLLERHPGLWHLKLLATSCRVVAYGAGATLLNWLADTAARSGAHLVADFRATDRNRMMEIAYRFAGFEGLDEAPCPCAAVLDPAPEGTGLQRLHLAPGPRVVSTVIDVDAPDLSVPEGGPGTS, via the coding sequence ATGGCCGAGATCGTCAAGTGCCTGGTCTGGGACCTGGACGACACCCTCTGGCAGGGCACCCTGCTGGAGGACGGCGAAGTGCACCTGCCGGACGAGGTGCGCAAGGTGGTGATCGAGCTCGACTCGCGCGGCATCCTCCAGTCCGTCGCCAGCCGCAACGACCACGAGCACGCCTGGGCCCGGCTGGAGGCGTTCGGCCTGGCCGAGTACTTCGTCCTGCCGGAGATCGGGTGGGGCGCCAAGTCCGAGTCGGTGCGGCGGATCGCCGACCGGCTGAACTTCGCGCTGACGGCCGTCGCCTTCGTCGACGACCGGGCCGCCGAACGCGCCGAGGTGGCCTTCCACCTGCCCGACGTACGGTGCTACCCGGCCGAGGAGGTCCTCGGCCTCCCCGAACTCGCCGAGTTCACCCCCGCGACCAGCACCGTCGACTCCCGGCGGCGGCGCCGGATGTACCAGGCGGGCTTCCGCCGGGAGGCCGAGCGGGCGGCCGCCCCCGGTTCCGACGAGGAGTTCCTGCGCTCCCTGGACCTGCGGATGCGGATCGGCCGGGCCACCGGCGAGGAGCTGTCCCGGGTCGAGGAACTCACCCTGCGCACCAGCCAGATGAACGCGACCGGGGTCCACTACCCGGACGCGGTGCTGCGCGGCCTGATCACCGACCCCCGGCACGAGGTCCTGGTGGTCACCCTCACCGACCGCTTCGGCCCGCACGGCGCGGTCGGCGTCCTGCTGCTGGAGCGGCACCCGGGTCTGTGGCACCTCAAGCTGCTCGCCACCTCCTGCCGCGTGGTCGCCTACGGCGCCGGTGCGACCCTGCTGAACTGGCTGGCCGACACCGCCGCCCGGTCCGGGGCCCACCTGGTCGCGGACTTCCGGGCGACCGACCGCAACCGGATGATGGAGATCGCCTACCGGTTCGCGGGCTTCGAGGGCCTGGACGAGGCCCCGTGCCCGTGCGCGGCCGTCCTCGACCCGGCTCCGGAGGGCACCGGGCTCCAGCGCCTGCACCTCGCCCCCGGCCCGCGTGTGGTGTCCACCGTCATCGACGTGGACGCACCCGACCTGAGCGTGCCGGAAGGGGGCCCGGGAACGTCGTGA